From the Trifolium pratense cultivar HEN17-A07 linkage group LG4, ARS_RC_1.1, whole genome shotgun sequence genome, the window actattacCTCTGAAAATCTTAATTTTGGCAAATTTAACAAAGCACACTCACACTTTCCACtgataaaaatcaaactcaagtcaaacaaaaattaaaaaacaataatatctacatccataaaaaaatataatattttataataaaaaacacattAGGAACCTACTCTCAGTCAACTCAACCACAATCATCCTAGTAACCTTACCATCCCGAATATACTCCCTCTCAGCAGAAATACCAATAATAAGACCAACAACATCTAAACataaaacacaaacaaacatcaagaaacaaacaaattaacaaacaactaaattcaacaaaatcaaataGAGAACTAACCAACTAAGAAATTATGAGCAAGACCATAAGCAGAAATCTGTGCGATGGTGGAAAGTGACAATCCAAAATGATCAATGGTATTACCTTCACAGGCCTGAAATTTTGTTTTCATCTCAAAATCAAGTTTAAATTGGTGTGGAGTAGTTCGGTAAATTCCAGATTCTGGACAAACAGTGAAAAACGACATCTTATAAACATCACCTTCAACAATCttcaaattaaacaaataaagcAATTGACGACGAACAGAAGCATGGATCTTAACACCCTGCAAAACATTAAAGCAATGAATAACCTCCAATTATAACTACCAATAATATTAAAGGATTTATTAACGGATTTAATtcaacaaaaaacataaattgaGATACCTTATCATCAATCAAAACCATTTCAAGTGAGATAACCTGCTCTGGTTTCATAAAACTGCACACACTCCATAAACGAAGAACCCTTACTTTGATCCGCCATGATTCTTTACCGGAACAAACAGAAGCAAGTGTATCAAACGCTCTATCCATATCAGAAAACTCAATCGAAATGCTTAAACACTCAAACACTACAAAAACCAAAACTGATCTAGTCAACTGAATTGTTAGATATAtttataccaaaaaataaaatcagaacGATAACAAAGAGTTAAAAAACATTGATGACTTTTGTTTCTACCACATTAATATCACAGATGTCAAACtcaacaaagtaaaaaaaaaaagaatcaatcGGCGCAAATCGGCGCAAAAGAATACAAAGGAGGAAGACATcacgtaaaaaaaattacaggcaaacatataaaacaaaaaccaaaaagtCTCCTGAAAATCAAATCAATCACCTCAAGTACAACCCATCAAATCCGAAAACAAATTTCCAGTAAAAACAAAAaccccaaaaaacaaaaacacaaaatctccacaattgaaaacaaaaaataaacgaaaatctttataaaaaaaaattattatatcataACCATGAATGTGTTAAACTAACGATTCAGGAAAAAATCAAAACAGATcttaattggaaaaaaaaataaaaatcatagcTTTAACAAAAACCCCgcaaaaaaaaaggaaacataTCCTAATTGAAAAAAAAACGAATAAATATATAAGAGAGGTTTCAAAGAATACATAACCTTCCATCTGATTGAAACCACAGCGTTGAACGATCCTACGATATACAGAGAAAAGGGTTTGGAATTTTTGTTTACTATTAGGTGGAAGATAAGATGAAACGAatgtaaaacaaataaaaaaaaaaacaaatttaaaatagaacCTACCTACATGTTGGGCCACTCAAAAGTGGGACACTCCCTATCAAAAATATTACTCAAAGATTTCAACCAAAACTGAACATGTGGCATGGCTTGGATGAAAATAGCAAACACACATAAAactgaagtagcaaagtttttcacaagaaagagGGGTTTGAATTGTtaacctttaaaaattgtcctttttaaaaattagatatcaaaacatacgttagaatgatctcagaataaataatataagttacgagaatgatcttagaacgatctctgagctgcaaacaaaaacaataagtgatttgtgtgtgttagtgtttgcataaaattaatatgagtttaagggagagaagagacacaataattttatcctggttcaccccttaatagtatgggctactccagtccccacgctcctgtgagattgtccactaagagattctaccgatctcaagatacacttcttctttgatctaatccaagatcacaatcttccaagcttcacttgcttgatctacctaagtcttcctagactttatgaggtgtcactcaatcaatagttacgtattgaattgagccaatctttacaattttgataatggtttggatctaaagctttctcactcaaactaagttgaaaagctagttacaataaaatctctctttgtttactcaaaatggatactgatcctagtatgataattacaaaatatggagtgaaagagatctttaaagaagagcttgaaaacttgtatcacaaagaccagtagattgattgttgtagattaaactcttgctcttcaatgttgccaaagccttccttttatagttgaaccttgagtcttcagttccttggtcccaaaggaagttctccaacggctagttgattcaaaatagacagctcatgctgaattgttgagtggataagctcagtctgttctttctcagaacgttctccctgctgttcttcatattttcaaataaaagggccataatgacagcttgcaatgggctgtagatagttgttcattacttcctcaccaagtatatccgttatagaccatttaggcacgttttggccagctgtagatgagcttgcaacttcaaaagtaaaggacagtcattctcagcatcattctgagagtgttctccaatctgggcgaattttacacttgatcttcaaatggagaatgatgcagaACTGTGACCAGCTGTAATGTGAAgggaatgcagctgtgatgtccttgcataactattcacttgtcctttccatgtacttccttttcttgattaaaaattaatctcttggagaatgttcattaaataatgacattgaaggtacatgacaactatgagttgaatgtgtgttgtctcatccttattggtctatgtaattcttgtccaaatactcttgatacacctgattagatgatgccttgagaaattaccatgttgcacatgcttgatcattaactttgtccaaagaggaaagtcacttttcttccaattattccttgccttaattgttcatgaactgttgtgatcttgtgagttaaaaccaagataaagtgcttctttgtcttgtatatggttgacttaatgaaataagtgcttttgcatttattcttgttcatgaggagaatgttgcaattaaaccagagatcattctcagactgatcctgaagcttctctttttgccaaaacataatgaatatcattgatattagaagcttaattgttcctgactaattaaaacactcaagagcacttgttagataacaatgagatcagagttacatttaaaatataattaagatgtttgttatctttaaaacatcaaattgggattttacattttgcctcaacaaaaATCACGTGTCAACAAATTCTATGAACAGTGCTTTTAAGGCACTAAGTAGTTATTCTCTATTATAAGGGTTTTTGATTTAACTTTATCCATTTTTCTCTACTCTCCTTCTCCAACTTTATTTCTCTTTAATAGCTATCTTCTTCAAGTAAGGttcaattttagtttaaatttcttcaacttcctcttctttctttattttcaaaatattcatcTCTTAATCTCTCCGTCCCAATAAAGTGACATCTTCATCTACAATTTTTCTCTATATTTTCTGTCATGAATCTCTCACACCCACTAATTTCATATACTTCTACCCCCGTGATTTCTATTGGCAACCCATCAAATAcctcaccccccccccccccgatTTCTATCAATCCCTAAAATTCAATCCAGAGAAATTGTTTTCTCGTTAATAGAGATGAGTTGTTGATTCTAGAGAAACAATGGAGATAGTGGGAGAAAAAACAGTTATAAATTTGTATTTaactaattattaaaataacaataatatgacatggcaaaaagATCAATTATTATTGGTCGACTGTGTAAAAACTGCATTGCACTGTCTGTGCACTATTTCTTAAAAATGTTTTGTTAGGTTTACttgtttaattgatatgcactgcggtgtaaaatagttttacacgattgtccaataaataatcatcattttgccatgtcatgtcaagaaagtgagGTGAGGTGATGtgacggaaaacatggttgatattggttgacagtgtaaaattattttacaccgtcggtacATATTAATTAAATCCTTTAccttttgaatttaatttatatacaccgtcagtgtaaagttattttacacatgcgtccaataatatatcgacacatcatgtatggtaattagaaacacatgatgtgtcatattcattaaatgatgtgacaacgcgtcattggatatatgtgtaaaaaatctttacgCTGACGGTGCACAACAGTTAAactcttaatttttattgtttaattagtttttggGTTACTtatgttcaattttttataaaatgtaaaaaatgaaatggaaataattttagtaaatatttttaaataaaaactttattataatttttttttacaaaactttattattaattatgaatGCTCCATTTAttcttagggtgtgtttggtaagtccaataagctagcttatagcttataagcttgtttgaaaaaaataaaagtgtttggtaaaaagcttTTCTTACGAGCTTATAgatttttttgagatgctatttcaagtagcgtttgagcttatagcttatagctttttacagttttttccatttttaacctttaatttaattttattattttttataaaataaaaactacccactaaaacaaaaattacccactacatataaatatcattttatgtctttttatatttatcaatcatttaaaaaactaattttaccaaacactttaatttcaatcagctagcttttcagctatcagctagcttatagcttaattttaccaaacagagtctTAATTGAActgttaattttaccaaacagtttaagggtgtgtttggtaacacaaataagctagcttatagcttattatatgagcttataagcttgtttcaaaaaattagaggtgtttggtaacaagctttttgtactagcttatagctttttttcagatggtATTTCAaatagcatttgagcttatagcttatagctttttacactttattccatttttaccctttaatttgaTAAccacccactctaaaaaataaactacccactatgtaattttatatttaataaccactttaaaaactaattttaccaaacactttaatttcaataagctagcttttcagctatcaactaacttatagcttatttttaccaaacagaccctaattAGCTCATCAACTATCCGTCACTAGCCATAAACTATCAAACATCAGTAATCGGTCATAAACTAACTTATTATTATCGTTAGACCGTAGTGAGAATTGTTATTCATTTGTCAAATCGATGGTACCatgattaaataaatattcGAAAGTTTATCGTTATTATACtgtcattcattcaaatttattcaaattaaagTCATTTCACTTCACAGATTATAATAGCCGTCAACATGAAGCATTAATATATTCATTTCGTTGTGGTTGTGACACCAAATTTCTTCAAAGCTGCCATATAGCTAGATTCTTCCTTACCTTTCAATGTATCATTCATCCACCGTCCTAATTCACTAGTACTAGCCAAGAACATTTatacatctatatctatacatataataaagatGATACTTTTTttggtgtgaatttttttttttattttcaactttaccctctcatacaatatatatatatataataaatataataaagaagataCGTTTTTTTGgtgtggattttttttatttccaacTTTACCCTCTTATACATGAGTTGTTGATTTAAGAATTGGTAACCGCatgcataaccattttttagTGTGGATTTATATTTGCCAATTTTGCCCTTCATCTATTCTATTCTATacataatgtaataataatttttggtgtggacttttcataataccaacaatatccttatttttttagcaataaatttttttattaacaaattcaccataacataagtcacaaattttttttagtagcgaaaatcttttattaacaaactcaccataacataagacatgtcgctttttttttacataagttagacacatgcAGGCGCGGAACGCACCTGTCTAGCCCGCTAGTAATATAATAATCAGCAATgttatttgaataatttttaacgattttcttttctctttcatattcgtattgtatttttatttttttctattgtttttgtccaataaaaacaagaaaaaaaaatcccaaatttatctaaaataattattcaaataacatttctttataataataaaacttCAATTTACATACAATGTtgatacaaaataatttatacgattAACGAATTGTACAACCATTTATGTTCACAAGTGCTAGTTCAACCTACAAATATcaatattattgatcaaatattattatacgAGTTCGAACTCATAATTTCACAGCTGTGTATATATTTTAGCAAGTATTTGTTGTTACTTTCTAggttaaaaaacataaataattatatattgaaaattaaaaatagttttcATGAGTATAACTCAAATGacaaaaatattgtattttatatgcaTGACCGGGATTCGAACCAGCCTCCGGTTCCTAAGAAAAATCGTCTCAATAATCTATAATTTAAATGCAAAGTAAATAAaatctaacaaaaaattaatctttaatgaaaaatcaaaattttaaattacacTAATGATGcatatgaattaaattaaatatataattatattagagATTGATTTTGATACACCATTAAAAAACTATTACATATCATCTTTTATTTGATTGATAAATAAAGATGattgaaatgaaatatttttaatgatttaaatattaatttgtttgattgataaaaaaactagtatatatatatatatatatatatatattaaatattaattagctGTTAATTaaacagaaaaaagaaagaaagaaagggtGGGTGTGCACGAAGTGTGTGTGACCCACCATCATGTGCTTGTGCTACAAGTGGGGACTCTTTTGCCTAATTCTGCTTGTGTTGTGTGTGTGACACAAACTgggaattgaaagaaaaaaccaaaagaaaagacCATACCATAAAGTGTCCCCACTACTCCAACGTTCGAATTTCGATccaatctttatttatttattttatgcttatttaaatttaataaattcaaaaaataagttaagttttaattaattaatcccaCATACGTTTACTTGGTCTTTGGACATTATTATACTATATACTAGTAAACTACGTGTGCTTTATTTTCGGTCATGTAAGGAATTTTCTCCATTTTAGTCGGTGatgtaaataaattaataaatagtaacgattattaattattaatctataaaaatatatataaaaataataggTGAGTTTAGGATGGACTTTTCAATATATCTATTTTACCCTTGACTTAttttcacaacttccattaactaatgagttattttaaataaataaaaaatcaaatcataaaaatatgaataagtggcAAATGAGTTAGTTGCCTATAGATGAATGGTTACCAATTTAATACTAGTCTATAatctatttataataatagggtcatgctaaacagtgccccgggacactagttaagcatactagaaaagaaacaaaggaaaaagttaatgatgagagagaataactttttacatattaaaacattgaatgcacaatttacgagatgaaatttccatatttatatccttaactagtgccgggggcactgtttagcattttccataataataatatatataaagaggatgcaaatattttttgtgttgattttttataataccaacaatGCCCTTatattttttagcaataaaaattttttattaacaaattcatcataacataagacattttttgttagacataagttagacacaggcaggcgcggttccgcgcctgtctggcccgctagttaataaataaaaatcataggTAAGTGTTACTTAACGGAATTGTCCTTTTGTGCTGACAAACGGCGTCGTATCACAACCCATGTTCACCATATTCATCACACCCAACCTCCCagtatagtatttttttttaggaacACGTTTTGTTGGGAAAGCTTAAAATATTTACCGAACaccttaattttttaataatcgaCATTAAATCAagtaaaaagttattttgttGCTAAATAATTAGATCTTTAAttaaagtatttatttttttaggcaaTCTTTAAAATAGATACTTAttattaacttaattttttctaaaattgaCAACAAATTCagtaaaaagttattttgttgttaaaattGCAAAACAAATTTAGCTATTGCATAATcaaatctttctattttttctcatataacaaaaaaataaataaatagataaaaataaaataaacggTCATTATTGGAAtttattgataataataataaaaaaacgcACACACAAAAACCCCATCAAAGGAATACGACAAGCATAACACAAgagagagagtgtttgtattttttgtgtgttttttctttctctctgtAAACTCTCTCACTCAATTTTAGAGCTTAACACAGAAACCTTTCCGATTAAGCAAACccttttttctctctctaaaatcTCGCAACCCCATTTTCTTGATTCACTTCACTCCCTCAAAAAACCCTCAAATCCATTCACATTTTAACATTTCCATTTTTAGCCATTATTCATTCTAGTTCTTTTACAAAAAGcttaaatttttacttttaaggcTACCCATTTGGTAGTGATTTGCATTCAAGTTTTGgttcttttagattttttttaggtCAAAGATGTTCACTCAAGGACTTGACCCAAATGCTCTTCGATGGGTTAAAGAGGTATATAATCTTCACTCATtgcggttttttttttcttctaattttttaatttcctttttgGTATATCAAAATGGGTTTATCTTAATTATCCTTAACAGTTATAAAgttatgatttttcttttgttttgttggtgATTGTATTAATGTGATGAAATTAgaaatatttaagtttttttttttttggtttttttgttgaattatGCTAACACTGCATTTGAGTTCATACTAATGTTTATgaaattctaattctaattttggttttgttttgattttgtgtttGGTTTGTTAATTTAGAAGGAAGTGCCATTCTCAAACCCTGCAATGAGATCTCGAAATGATCTTGGTAATGGAATGAAGAGTGGCAGTGGAAGAGGGTTTGGGTTACCACCACCATCAAAATTCAGAAGTGGCCATCTTCCTGCTAATGCTTTCCCTGTATCAGTTGAGACATTCGACAGTGGGTCGAATACTGATATGGATGCCAGCGTTGA encodes:
- the LOC123920096 gene encoding uncharacterized protein LOC123920096 isoform X2 — encoded protein: MDRAFDTLASVCSGKESWRIKVRVLRLWSVCSFMKPEQVISLEMVLIDDKGVKIHASVRRQLLYLFNLKIVEGDVYKMSFFTVCPESGIYRTTPHQFKLDFEMKTKFQACEGNTIDHFGLSLSTIAQISAYGLAHNFLVDVVGLIIGISAEREYIRDVESVSVLC
- the LOC123920096 gene encoding uncharacterized protein LOC123920096 isoform X1, whose product is MDRAFDTLASVCSGKESWRIKVRVLRLWSVCSFMKPEQVISLEMVLIDDKGVKIHASVRRQLLYLFNLKIVEGDVYKMSFFTVCPESGIYRTTPHQFKLDFEMKTKFQACEGNTIDHFGLSLSTIAQISAYGLAHNFLVDVVGLIIGISAEREYIRDGKVTRMIVVELTESSGKCECALLNLPKLRFSEGKYLFKMF